The genome window AAGGAAGGTGGGGTCGCTTGTGGGGGTTTTCAGATGCTGAGGCAAAGGAGACTGGGGCCATGGGGTGGTCCTTCACGACCAGGCTGAGGATTTCAGGGCGGGCGTAGTGCCCGACCACATCAAAGTCGAACTTTGCCCGGGCCACCTCACCAAGATCTGTGAATTATGGAATAAGACAGCCATCAGAATATAACAAAGTAATGACAAAGCTAGCAACAATCCAAATCAGCATTACAACCATATCGAACCTCAATAACCGGAGAAACAATATGAACATGGAAACGAAGGGGACGAGCAGTGGCCAAATTATATGTATGTTGAGGAACATCCAACGGATATGAGAGTTGAGATAAAACATTCATATCAAACATTTGTCCTGTGAAATGTGAGgctcacttttatatatactgatttttatactaataaaatgtgagtgaattgAGTCAATGGAATGCGAGACCTAGTAAAATGCAAACGTTACATGAGACAACATGGAATGCCATTGATACGACCCTTCATGACTAACAACGAAGAAAGGGAAGCAACGTACCTAAATCTGCGGATATGAGTGCTTCCCCTTCATAGTTTGGCCCAGCCAGCACAGCGCCCGATGGAGAGATTATGACACTGCCGCCAGCACAGACAACAGATTCCGGAATGAGGTCTTCCTCTGTACCGGAGAAAACATAATCTGGTGGAGGTGGATAGTCTTTTCTTCTGCAGAACTGGTTGGCAGAGAGCACGAAGCACCCTCCTTCGAGGGCAATGTGGGTCATCGAAGCTTGCCAGACGTCTCTTGAATCAGCCGTGGGTGCACAATATATTTCAACACCTGCAAACACAGAGCAATAGTATTAGAAACAAACAACACGTAGGATTGGCCATGGCCGAATAAAATGGAATAGTACATCATAAGAAGTTAAGAGTGAAAAAACAACCTTTAGCATACATTGCTGTCCTTAAAAGTGGCATTCTGTTTTCCCAACAAATCGCAGCCCCGATTTTCCCAACAGGTGTGTCGAAGACAGGGATAGTCGAGCCATCCCCGAAACCCCAGATTATGCGCTCGAGGGCAGTAGGCATGACCTTCCTATGCTTTCCGAGGAAATGACCTTGAGGGTCGAAAAACAGAACTGTGCAGTATAAGGTGTATCCATCTCTCTCGATAACCCCCATCACCAAATGAACCTTATATTTCGCAGCCATTGCAGCCAAACGCTCGAGTTCAGGACCTAAAACAAAACGAGCATATTATAAGGGATAACATACGAAAGCTCAAAACATTCTCCCTTATGTCTTACTCACCAGGAACATCAATAGCAGCAGCATGATACTTGCAAAACTCCTCCTTGCCCTTGGCTGTACGGTTTCCAATAGAAACACCAAAAGTTGAACCGCGTGGATAGCCACCGATGAATGCTTCAGGAAACACAACTAACTGAGAACCATACGAGGCTGCCTCGGCCAGCAGCCTTTCAGCCTTATCTGGAGGAACAACAATGGTCACTCACAATGCGGTTTTCGAACAAATTTATCCAGAATCGTATACTTTTAGCAGCAATTCTTAATTCATTTGACAGAATTAGATAAAGAAAGAAGCACCCAACGGCCTCAAAAAGTGACATCTATCTTAGTAAACACCAAAACCATAGTAGAACAACCAAAATTAGTGCATAAAAACATAGCAACTGCTTCAAATTCTTATTCTTGTAATAACCTTTCCTCCATCAAGATTTCATCTACACCCAAAGTAGCATAATGCAAATGTTTGCAAATCAAATATCTTTCACCTTTTCATTATAAAGATGAAAAATTACAAGAAACCCTTGAAAATTTGAATCACATGTTCCCTTAATTCAACATTCATCAAtcataagagcatccccatccgtgctcttgccaacgagcacggatgtgggcccggaccatCTTTTACTCTCTgtccttaggcaagagcacaacactcacatccgtgctcttccgcaaggacaagctcaagggtcccaccattctattattcaatttaaataaaaacatttccacaaaattaaaatgcattaaaaatatccggaatactattacaaattacaaaaaaaaataaaaattacataattaaaatcctaaaaattaaaaagtactatataattaaaatcctaaaaattaaaaattatataattaaattcataaaattaaaaaaaaactactactcgtggccgaatttcgcccaaatgaatgatgaatgtgtgtatttatagatgattttgggattaaatttatttaaaaaatttcaaaaaaatggtaataaaatctgtatattttttagaatctgaaaatatatatatttttaatttttggtattattttcaatttttaaaaaaagaa of Salvia splendens isolate huo1 unplaced genomic scaffold, SspV2 ctg537, whole genome shotgun sequence contains these proteins:
- the LOC121790517 gene encoding bifunctional nitrilase/nitrile hydratase NIT4A-like, whose protein sequence is MSSVSTSSSIAPNSGIVNSNPTVEEPTAVAEKLRDMALVPNPAVTEPPLFAEVDMGADASAPTVRATVVQAATVFYDTPATLDKAERLLAEAASYGSQLVVFPEAFIGGYPRGSTFGVSIGNRTAKGKEEFCKYHAAAIDVPGPELERLAAMAAKYKVHLVMGVIERDGYTLYCTVLFFDPQGHFLGKHRKVMPTALERIIWGFGDGSTIPVFDTPVGKIGAAICWENRMPLLRTAMYAKGVEIYCAPTADSRDVWQASMTHIALEGGCFVLSANQFCRRKDYPPPPDYVFSGTEEDLIPESVVCAGGSVIISPSGAVLAGPNYEGEALISADLDLGEVARAKFDFDVVGHYARPEILSLVVKDHPMAPVSFASASENPHKRPHLP